The Solanum lycopersicum chromosome 9, SLM_r2.1 genome window below encodes:
- the LOC101267162 gene encoding wound-induced proteinase inhibitor 1-like isoform X1, translating into MEGKNMLKLSHVLAFLLLASFFQSLMARDLSDGIEVLEILENEIQNVICPGKQSWPELVGKSAEYAKKIIQKENSIVQDIRVLYPGMFGLANIPSSSTQPQL; encoded by the exons ATGGAGGGAAAGAATATGCTCAAGTTATCTCATGTGCTTGCTTTCTTGCTTCTTGCATCAT TTTTTCAATCACTGATGGCAAGAGATTTGAGTGATGGCATAGAAGTACTGGAAATTCTGGAAAATGAAATCCAAAATGTAATTTGCCCAG gtaAGCAATCATGGCCTGAACTTGTTGGGAAGTCAGCAGAATATGCTAAGAAAATAATTCAGAAGGAAAATTCCATAGTTCAAGATATTAGGGTTTTATATCCTGGTATGTTTGGGCTAG caaacataccgtcgtcttcaactcaaccgcaactctag
- the LOC101267162 gene encoding wound-induced proteinase inhibitor 1-like isoform X2, translating to MEGKNMLKLSHVLAFLLLASFFQSLMARDLSDGIEVLEILENEIQNVICPGKQSWPELVGKSAEYAKKIIQKENSIVQDIRVLYPANIPSSSTQPQL from the exons ATGGAGGGAAAGAATATGCTCAAGTTATCTCATGTGCTTGCTTTCTTGCTTCTTGCATCAT TTTTTCAATCACTGATGGCAAGAGATTTGAGTGATGGCATAGAAGTACTGGAAATTCTGGAAAATGAAATCCAAAATGTAATTTGCCCAG gtaAGCAATCATGGCCTGAACTTGTTGGGAAGTCAGCAGAATATGCTAAGAAAATAATTCAGAAGGAAAATTCCATAGTTCAAGATATTAGGGTTTTATATCCTG caaacataccgtcgtcttcaactcaaccgcaactctag
- the LOC101258410 gene encoding uncharacterized protein isoform X2, with protein MAAPQRDFNIENQEEPKSKIVYLNYRRVPAVIFRKKYWDWNSMVAVCKLTMVGKFFIPKPKMTKIRASFHAKLSLKGVVKIRSYDSYHVFIDFTAEEDYQSVLLKERVVVAGAIMEVFQWTPEFHDQFREAFGVVELENTKKDEHIGGGNEYGTEESDSVACVPEVTHSDSEDRVASPIKCETSKLPSSVGISCSEFSGLSSAPYRITGRIPSVTYESSSMCSTELVPFRGTYLNHNNLKSYSREWNYGSKPTSEAADLACETLSQPLYALSIVERHENQKSRPPIEVQHSTYMGYPTLTFPRRYGESLVSDYKLTLLGNFSYKRPKMKEIRADFKAQNPLSGQVKIRNCSSRQVLILFSNEEDYYTVLYKKAIIVAGALMQISWSSPDFHHEVKQNIHPDFRLSDAKSVNWNTDTSKLHPSINGLLAPATDEKSMSLQVPAVSQCLSVPSICPPLPLLAHSVSVAGRLCADRLTTSGIYVPQSYPKGIVGIPIFGSNEQAGSGNTFPRPSQALNQQSLAQQHNQLNSYKPNMTVRIAQLQPPSTTSVSDITSSIRYRECLKNHAASMGGHALDGCGEFMPSGEEGTPGALKCAACNCHQNFHRKEIDDYQPMDDVGSHSRFSQPRNNSSSGSIQNQVLISLPTQQYHHDYSDSCSPRSLVDSLQPYTQPPSPTSGSVYSQQALERIQPSSIRSSYSYEMVNHNTMQNGKQREYFWSDSSRNTSRDHPSVRNENWNFDMDKPLNNRTPDHIPLEFPTYPSRCQPQTVFTDEFPHLDIINNLLHEEHETGRTLMSNSGSQRLNKGS; from the exons ATGGCGGCACCCCAGAGAGATTTCAACATTGAAAATCAAGAAGAACCAAAATCAAAGATTGTGTATTTAAACTACAGGCGAGTGCCAGCAGTAATCTTTCGAAAGAAGTATTGGGATTGGAATAGCATGGTGGCGGTATGTAAACTTACAATGGTTGGAAAATTCTTTATACCTAAACCAAAGATGACTAAAATTCGTGCTAGTTTCCATGCGAAACTCTCTCTTAAAGGGGTAGTGAAAATTAGGTCTTATGATTCTTACCATGTGTTTATTGATTTCACTGCTGAAGAGGATTATCAATCTGTTTTGTTGAAAGAGAGGGTTGTTGTTGCTGGTGCAATCATGGAGGTTTTTCAGTGGACTCCGGAGTTTCATGATCAATTT AGAGAAgcatttggtgttgtagagctaGAGAATACCAAAAAAGATGAACATATTGGTGGTGGAAATGAGTACGGGACAGAGGAGTCTGATTCAGTAGCTTGTGTCCCAGAAGTAACTCATTCCGATTCCGAGGACAGAGTTGCAAGTCCTATCAAGTGTGAAACCTCTAAACTACCTTCTTCCGTAGGAATTAGTTGCAGTGAATTTAGTGGCCTTTCATCTGCTCCATACAGAATTACTGGACGAATTCCTTCTGTTACATATGAAAGTTCATCGATGTGTTCCACAGAGTTAGTTCCTTTCAGGGGGACTTATTTAAACCACAATAATTTAAAGTCATATAGCAG AGAGTGGAATTATGGAAGTAAGCCAACTAGTGAAGCAGCTGATTTGGCTTGTGAAACACTTAGTCAGCCATTATATGCTCTTTCAATTGTCGAGCGCCATGAGAATCAGAAATCAAGACCTCCAATCGAAGTGCAACACTCGACCTATATGGGATACCCAACATTAACCTTTCCAAGACGCTATGGTGAAAGCTTAGTATCCGATTATAAGCTCACTTTGCTAGGGAATTTCTCCTATAAGAGgccaaaaatgaaagaaattcgGGCTGATTTCAAAGCACAGAACCCTCTGAGTGGCCAAGTAAAGATTAGGAATTGTTCTTCTCGGCAAGTATTGATTTTATTCTCCAATGAAGAGGATTACTACACTGTTTTGTACAAGAAAGCGATCATTGTTGCTGGTGCCCTCATGCAGATTTCCTGGTCGTCTCCAGATTTCCACCATGAAGTA AAACAGAATATTCATCCTGATTTCAGATTAAGTGATGCAAAATCTGTTAATTGGAATACAGACACCTCTAAGCTGCATCCTTCTATAAATGGCCTTTTAGCCCCTGCTACAGATGAAAAGTCCATGTCACTACAAGTGCCTGCCGTGTCCCAATGCTTGAGTGTTCCTTCAATATGTCCACCATTACCATTATTGGCTCATTCAGTAAGTGTAGCTGGTCGATTGTGTGCTGATCGTTTAACAACTTCAGGTATTTATGTTCCTCAGTCTTATCCGAAAGGAATTGTGGGAATTCCTATTTTTGGAAGTAACGAACAAGCTGGCAGTGGAAACACCTTTCCTAGGCCTAGCCAAGCCCTGAATCAGCAGAGTCTTGCTCAGCAGCATAACCAACTGAATTCATATAAACCAAATATGACTGTCAGGATAGCACAATTACAACCACCATCAACAACCTCAGTAAGTGACATTACCAGCTCAATCCGATACCGAGAATGTCTCAAGAATCATGCTGCAAGCATGGGAGGACATGCTCTTGATGGATGTGGAGAATTCATGCCTAGTGGAGAAGAAGGGACCCCAGGAGCCCTGAAATGTGCAGCTTGTAATTGCCACCAAAATTTTCACAGGAAAGAGATTGACGATTACCAACCGATGGATGATGTTGGGTCACATTCTAGGTTCAGTCAACCGAGAAATAATAGCAGTAGTGGCAGTATACAAAACCAAGTCTTGATTTCTCTTCCTACACAACAGTATCATCATGATTACAGTGATAGCTGTTCACCTAGATCATTGGTTGACTCTTTGCAGCCTTATACTCAACCACCCTCGCCTACATCTGGTTCCGTATATTCACAACAggccttggaaagaatacaacCTAGTTCTATTCGATCAAGCTATTCATATGAAATGGTGAATCACAATACCATGCAGAATGGAAAGCAACGGGAATATTTCTGGAGTGACAGCAGTAGGAATACATCACGAGATCATCCTTCCGTACGAAATGAAAATTGGAATTTTGACATGGACAAGCCTTTAAACAACAGAACCCCTGATCATATTCCATTGGAGTTTCCAACCTACCCGTCTAGGTGCCAGCCCCAGACTGTATTCACTGATGAATTTCCACATCTTGACATAATTAACAACTTGCTACACGAAGAGCATGAAACTGGACGGACTTTGATGTCCAACTCAGGCTCTCAGAGGTTGAACAAGGGATCATAA
- the LOC101258410 gene encoding uncharacterized protein isoform X1: MAAPQRDFNIENQEEPKSKIVYLNYRRVPAVIFRKKYWDWNSMVAVCKLTMVGKFFIPKPKMTKIRASFHAKLSLKGVVKIRSYDSYHVFIDFTAEEDYQSVLLKERVVVAGAIMEVFQWTPEFHDQFFVLKLSVDSFCLSSKKREAFGVVELENTKKDEHIGGGNEYGTEESDSVACVPEVTHSDSEDRVASPIKCETSKLPSSVGISCSEFSGLSSAPYRITGRIPSVTYESSSMCSTELVPFRGTYLNHNNLKSYSREWNYGSKPTSEAADLACETLSQPLYALSIVERHENQKSRPPIEVQHSTYMGYPTLTFPRRYGESLVSDYKLTLLGNFSYKRPKMKEIRADFKAQNPLSGQVKIRNCSSRQVLILFSNEEDYYTVLYKKAIIVAGALMQISWSSPDFHHEVKQNIHPDFRLSDAKSVNWNTDTSKLHPSINGLLAPATDEKSMSLQVPAVSQCLSVPSICPPLPLLAHSVSVAGRLCADRLTTSGIYVPQSYPKGIVGIPIFGSNEQAGSGNTFPRPSQALNQQSLAQQHNQLNSYKPNMTVRIAQLQPPSTTSVSDITSSIRYRECLKNHAASMGGHALDGCGEFMPSGEEGTPGALKCAACNCHQNFHRKEIDDYQPMDDVGSHSRFSQPRNNSSSGSIQNQVLISLPTQQYHHDYSDSCSPRSLVDSLQPYTQPPSPTSGSVYSQQALERIQPSSIRSSYSYEMVNHNTMQNGKQREYFWSDSSRNTSRDHPSVRNENWNFDMDKPLNNRTPDHIPLEFPTYPSRCQPQTVFTDEFPHLDIINNLLHEEHETGRTLMSNSGSQRLNKGS; this comes from the exons ATGGCGGCACCCCAGAGAGATTTCAACATTGAAAATCAAGAAGAACCAAAATCAAAGATTGTGTATTTAAACTACAGGCGAGTGCCAGCAGTAATCTTTCGAAAGAAGTATTGGGATTGGAATAGCATGGTGGCGGTATGTAAACTTACAATGGTTGGAAAATTCTTTATACCTAAACCAAAGATGACTAAAATTCGTGCTAGTTTCCATGCGAAACTCTCTCTTAAAGGGGTAGTGAAAATTAGGTCTTATGATTCTTACCATGTGTTTATTGATTTCACTGCTGAAGAGGATTATCAATCTGTTTTGTTGAAAGAGAGGGTTGTTGTTGCTGGTGCAATCATGGAGGTTTTTCAGTGGACTCCGGAGTTTCATGATCAATTT TTTGTGCTGAAGCTCTCAGTTGACAGTTTCTGTTTGAGTTCCAAGAAG AGAGAAgcatttggtgttgtagagctaGAGAATACCAAAAAAGATGAACATATTGGTGGTGGAAATGAGTACGGGACAGAGGAGTCTGATTCAGTAGCTTGTGTCCCAGAAGTAACTCATTCCGATTCCGAGGACAGAGTTGCAAGTCCTATCAAGTGTGAAACCTCTAAACTACCTTCTTCCGTAGGAATTAGTTGCAGTGAATTTAGTGGCCTTTCATCTGCTCCATACAGAATTACTGGACGAATTCCTTCTGTTACATATGAAAGTTCATCGATGTGTTCCACAGAGTTAGTTCCTTTCAGGGGGACTTATTTAAACCACAATAATTTAAAGTCATATAGCAG AGAGTGGAATTATGGAAGTAAGCCAACTAGTGAAGCAGCTGATTTGGCTTGTGAAACACTTAGTCAGCCATTATATGCTCTTTCAATTGTCGAGCGCCATGAGAATCAGAAATCAAGACCTCCAATCGAAGTGCAACACTCGACCTATATGGGATACCCAACATTAACCTTTCCAAGACGCTATGGTGAAAGCTTAGTATCCGATTATAAGCTCACTTTGCTAGGGAATTTCTCCTATAAGAGgccaaaaatgaaagaaattcgGGCTGATTTCAAAGCACAGAACCCTCTGAGTGGCCAAGTAAAGATTAGGAATTGTTCTTCTCGGCAAGTATTGATTTTATTCTCCAATGAAGAGGATTACTACACTGTTTTGTACAAGAAAGCGATCATTGTTGCTGGTGCCCTCATGCAGATTTCCTGGTCGTCTCCAGATTTCCACCATGAAGTA AAACAGAATATTCATCCTGATTTCAGATTAAGTGATGCAAAATCTGTTAATTGGAATACAGACACCTCTAAGCTGCATCCTTCTATAAATGGCCTTTTAGCCCCTGCTACAGATGAAAAGTCCATGTCACTACAAGTGCCTGCCGTGTCCCAATGCTTGAGTGTTCCTTCAATATGTCCACCATTACCATTATTGGCTCATTCAGTAAGTGTAGCTGGTCGATTGTGTGCTGATCGTTTAACAACTTCAGGTATTTATGTTCCTCAGTCTTATCCGAAAGGAATTGTGGGAATTCCTATTTTTGGAAGTAACGAACAAGCTGGCAGTGGAAACACCTTTCCTAGGCCTAGCCAAGCCCTGAATCAGCAGAGTCTTGCTCAGCAGCATAACCAACTGAATTCATATAAACCAAATATGACTGTCAGGATAGCACAATTACAACCACCATCAACAACCTCAGTAAGTGACATTACCAGCTCAATCCGATACCGAGAATGTCTCAAGAATCATGCTGCAAGCATGGGAGGACATGCTCTTGATGGATGTGGAGAATTCATGCCTAGTGGAGAAGAAGGGACCCCAGGAGCCCTGAAATGTGCAGCTTGTAATTGCCACCAAAATTTTCACAGGAAAGAGATTGACGATTACCAACCGATGGATGATGTTGGGTCACATTCTAGGTTCAGTCAACCGAGAAATAATAGCAGTAGTGGCAGTATACAAAACCAAGTCTTGATTTCTCTTCCTACACAACAGTATCATCATGATTACAGTGATAGCTGTTCACCTAGATCATTGGTTGACTCTTTGCAGCCTTATACTCAACCACCCTCGCCTACATCTGGTTCCGTATATTCACAACAggccttggaaagaatacaacCTAGTTCTATTCGATCAAGCTATTCATATGAAATGGTGAATCACAATACCATGCAGAATGGAAAGCAACGGGAATATTTCTGGAGTGACAGCAGTAGGAATACATCACGAGATCATCCTTCCGTACGAAATGAAAATTGGAATTTTGACATGGACAAGCCTTTAAACAACAGAACCCCTGATCATATTCCATTGGAGTTTCCAACCTACCCGTCTAGGTGCCAGCCCCAGACTGTATTCACTGATGAATTTCCACATCTTGACATAATTAACAACTTGCTACACGAAGAGCATGAAACTGGACGGACTTTGATGTCCAACTCAGGCTCTCAGAGGTTGAACAAGGGATCATAA